From the genome of Synergistaceae bacterium:
ACGAATATATAATAAGCTGTCCCAAAATTGACACTGAAGAAAAATTCTTATAAAAGCCCTTGTTGCAAGGGAATATAAAAAATCGGCTTGATCATGAGCGAAAATGACCTTGACAAAACAGACAAATTGCGAATTAAGCGCCATTTCACGTCAAAAGAAGAACCAACGGAAAGCATAACGATCTTAATTTGTCAATGCGTTTTTCTGCCCTTAATGAGCAGAAAAATGCTAAACCTGCATGGAAAGCCATTTTATAAGGCGTCCAATAACCTGCTGCTTCCTTTGGGGATTTATCATTATGCAAGGACAAGCGCTCACTCCAGGAGAACCGATGCTCCGCGACAGCGCAAAGTCTGGGAAGGAGAGGACGCCCATGGAAAGCAACGAAGAAAGAGGGTATCCCGTGGTCCTTGCTGTTGACGACAGCGCCGCGAATCTGAAACTTGTCAAGAATGCCCTTACAAAAAAATTTGCCGTATTTACCGTGCCCTCGGCGCGAAAGATGTTCGCTTTTTTGGAAAGCGAGACGGATCTACTGCCGGATTTGATTCTGTTGGATATCGCCATGCCTGAAATGAGCGGTTATGAGGCCATCAAACGTCTTAAAGAGGACGAAAGAACCCGGAACATCCCCATCATCTTTTTGACCGCGCACGACTCGCCGGAGAAGGAGATTGAGGGATTGACCCTGGGCGCAGTGGACTACGTGGCCAAGCCGATCATTCCGCCGATTCTGCTGCAGAGAGTCGGAGTGCACATTACGCTTGAAAGGCAAAGGCAAAAGCTGGCGATGCAGGCAAAAGAGCTGGAGTCTCAGCGGCTGGCTCTGGTGCAGTTCAACGAGAGCCTCCAAAGCCTGGTGGAGGAAAAAAGCGGCGACGTTATCCAGCTCCAGAATGTCATTCTGCAAACCGTTGTCAACCTCGTGGAAAATCGGGACGACATCACCGGAAGGCATATCGAACGCACGCAAAAAGACCTGAAAATCATGGTGGACGGCCTGAAGGCAATGGGGCTCTATCAGGAACAGGTGGAGGCCTGGAACGTAGACGTGCTTCTGCAGTCTTCCCTGCTTCATGACGTGGGAAAAATCGCCGTGTCGGACACCATATTGAACAAACCCGGAAAATTGACGCCCGAGGAGTTCGAGGAGATAAAAAAACACCCGGTGGCCGGCGCCCGTATCATCGACAACATTATGGCCAGCGTCAACGACGGAACGTTTTTGAACTACGCCAGAATATTCGCGGAAGCGCATCAGGAAAAATGGGACGGAAGCGGTTATCCTTATGGACTTTCCGGCGAAAACATCCCTTTGGAAGGGCGTATTATGGACGTGGTGGACGTGTACGACGCGCTCATTTCAGAACGACCCTATAAAAAAGCCTTCAGCCATGACGCTGCCGTGGAGATCATCAGGAACGGAAAAGGGACCCACTTCGACCCCGTATTGGTGGACGTGTTCCTGACTGTCGCGGACAAATTCAGAGATGTCGGGTGAAAACGAAATGTGCGAAATGTGACAGTGGGGGAGTAATGGAAGTTGATACCAATTTGCTTTCAATCGAGTGTTAATGAAGAAACTAAATGTTTGAATGTCATTGCTTTTAGCTATTCTAACTTTAGGCCTTTGATTTCAAATTGGTATGAATCGCGGTTACCCTCGTTTGCGTCTTGTTTGCGGAAATTGTTTACCGGAGTGTCTATAGTGAAAATTGCGGAGGTTGAATGGTAATGACTCGATTCGAATTGGGTTTGCGAAAACTGTTCAAAGTACGAAATGTTCCGCTCGAAAAAAAACTGTGGATTTTCTCCTCCATCTGCGGAGTCGGGGCTGCCGTCTCCCTCGTCGCCTGGAGTGCGGGCATTGGGGCGCTTTTGTTTCTGTGCCTCTTCGCCGCCGGGCTTGGGGTTTGTCTGGCTCTCGTGCTCAAAATGAAAATAAGCACGACCCGCCGGGCGCTGGAGGCGTGCGAGACGGCCAGTGCGGTTTTTCACGGCGCTCCCGACGCGGCGATCTTTTTTGACGACCGGTTCCGCGCCGTCGACTGCAGCGACGCGGCTCTGGAGCTCTTTGAGGCAGACGACAAAGAGCGGTTCCTGAACGAATTCGAAGAGATTGCGGCGAAGATGTTCCCGGAGTTTCATCCGGACGGGACCCCCGCGCCGTCTTTGGCGGACAGGCTGAGGGAACCTGGTCCCACGGGGCGCGTACGATGGATTACGGAACTGCGCAACAGAGGGGATAAAACACCCCTGCCGGTGGCCGTGACGCTGTACGGCGTTCCGCGGGGAGACAGCTTTGCCGTCGTCTGCCGCCTGACGGACCTGAGCAGTCGGCAAAAACCCTTATGCAGCAGCAGGCTTCTTTTGGACGCCTCCATATCAAAGATGAGGATCGGGGACGATCTTCTGCTGAACTGTCTCGGGTTGCTGTCCTGGACAGTTGGAGTGGAGTGCATTCATATCTGGCAAAAGCAGATAAAACGAGACCGGCTGATCTGCACGAGAAAATACGCATGGAAAAAGGAATTGGGTTTTCTGGAGGAAAGAGATCCGGTCTTCTTCCACCTTGACGACGCAGCCATGTGGACGGAGAAATTTATGCAGAAACAATACGTGTCCGGCTCGAAAGCCAGTTTTTCTCCTTCCGAACTCAGGCTTCTGACGCCCTACGACATGAAGTCCATGCTGTTGGTTCCCCTCTTCAGCGGAGAAATATTCTGGGGCTTCATCACTTTCGAGAGACGTGAGGATCGGGAATTTTCCCCGGAGGAAATTGACGTTCTTTCCTTTGTCAACAGCCTCTCATTCAGCGCCGCCGCCCGCGACGGGGAGTTTTCGATCGATGAAGGCGATATGAACTGCGGGCTGGGACAGCTCCTGATTGAAAGAATGAGGCTTGATCCCTTCAGCAGCCTGCGCCGATGGGTCAATTTTTACATGGATGCCGTCAACGATTACGAATCGGTGGTGTACAACCGCGGCGTGGGCAGCGTTTTGAGAATCTGCATCGACTCTTTCGACCAGATCGAGGACATTTGGGGGGCAGTCGGAGGAGACGAAGCCGTCATAAAAGTCCTGAAGATCGTTTTGCCCAGGCTTCGCGACTCGGATTTGAGCGGGCACTGCAACAAAAAGGGAAATTTTTGCCTCTGGCTTCCGGGCACCGGTTTGAAAAACGCCGTCACCCTCGCCCAGTCGCTCCGCAAGGAGGTTGCAAAAGAGACGTCCAGGATCGGGCCGTACGCGTCCGGGCGGGGAAGACGCGTCGCAAAAACCTCAAATATTGAAAAATCTCTGGGCCTCACGATCAGCGTCGGAATAGCCAGCATCGACTATGACCTTTGGGGCAATGAATTTTTGGACGAACTGATCGTGAGAGCCGAAGCCTGCCTTCAGGTGGCGCAAATGGAAGGAGGAAACCGGGTGCGGTCGGATCCCTTCCAGCTCATTCTGGAACGCCTTCCGATAGTTGACCCGACCTTCGAATCCGAAAAAGTCACGGAGATTGAGGCGTTTGAGACCAGATAACGTACGCGCGCACGAGAGAAAATCAGAATAAAAAATCCGGATAAAAAGAAGATCGGTGTAAAAACAGAACTGCAGAGTGCAGAACAGGGAGGCTGTGGAGCGTATGAGCAAAAAAACGATTCTCGCTGTTGACGATGTGTCTTCCAACCTGGTGACGATCAAGGAAATTCTGATGAATGACGACTTTGACATCCGTGTCGCCAAAACCGGAATGACCGCGTTGGATATTTTGGAAAAGACCGAGATCGACCTTGTTTTGTTGGACATTGAGATGCCCGGCCTGTCGGGCTTCGATGTCATGGAGAAACTGCAGCTTATGCCCAGGGGCGGGAATATTCCCGTTATTTTCGTCACGTCTCACCTGAACAGCGACTTTGTGACGCGGGCCACAAAGGCCGGAGCGAAGAACTACGTGGTCAAACCCATAACGCCCGATGTCCTGAAAGATCGCATTAGAAGAGTCTTCACGGAGGAGAGCGATTTTAAAGCGCTCTGGAGGAGCTTTGAGGAAGATTCAAAACGTTTGGGCCTGTAACGACTGACGATAACTCAGCCCGCCAGCCGCATCGCGAAAATCGTGTCCGTGGGAAGGAGAACGCAGATTGAAACGGTTGTCTGAAAAACAATCGAGAAGTGAGGAGCGAAACATCGCGGTTTCACTGGCGCCTTTCGTCAGAGGCGCGCCGGTTGAGGTGGAGCTCTCCGACGGTTCCAGCCACAAATCGTTCATTTTGGGCGTCGAGGACGACGGCATTATGCTTCTTCTGTTTCCCCGTGACGGAAAAGGCGGGCTTATCCGCTTTGCGCCGGAACAGATCCTTGTGCTGCGCCGGACTCTTCAAAACGGGAAATATTCGCTTACTGTGCGAGTGACCGGCATAATGCCCTCGAATAACTGCGCCTTCATTATTCCCCGCGGCACGGTCGTCAAACAACAGCTGCGCGAGTGGGTGCGCCTGCCCATAACAAAGGCGGCCCGAATCTCGTATATGAAAGTGGACCCCGCCTTCCGGAAGGAAATGGTGGAGGAAATCGTTGAAACGGCAAACATCAGCGTCGGAGGCCTCGGACTCCTGAGCCGGCATGATTTCAAGCCGGAAGAAAAACTTGCGGTGAAACTGTTTCTCGACGACACCGTCACCCTCACCCTGAAAGCGGAGGTGCGCCGCTGCCATCTCCACACCCTGCAGCCGGAAAACGCAAAGCCGGAGGAAAAAAAGCACGACGGAAAACAACTTGACAATAAACACCATGACCATAAGCATCATGATGGAAAACACCATAGTGGAAAACACCCGACAACCATGGAAGAGCGGCGCGAGGAAGAAAGAAAGAACCTGTATTACGTTGCGGTGAAGTTCCTGGAGCCGTCCCAGACGGAAACGGGCGCGCTTCTGCGGTTCGTGCGCACGGAAGAGCTCAGGCTCGCCCGCGAAGCCAAAGAAAAAGCGGACTGGATTGATAAACTGAACCAACCATAAAATCAATGTGCAACCCCGATTGTCAACGAAAAGAGGGTGGCGGCCCGTATGGATATAAACCGGATGGCCACGGCTCTGGTCTGAATTTTATAGTGTATGAGAGAAAAAGGGGGGGAGCGTTATATGTTAAAAAACATGCACATCAAAACTCAAATTATTTCCTCGGCTTTCTTTTTGGTTTTGCTGTCCGTGGTCTGTTCCAGCGGCATGGCGCTGTGGTACACCTACACTTCCATTACGAACAGCTTTTCAGAGGAAGCCACGCGTTCCATTGTCGGGTTCCAGAAAATCGTGGCGGGCATGATGAGGGAAACTGAGGCGTTTCGGGACAGCCTGATCAAACTGAA
Proteins encoded in this window:
- a CDS encoding response regulator, which codes for MESNEERGYPVVLAVDDSAANLKLVKNALTKKFAVFTVPSARKMFAFLESETDLLPDLILLDIAMPEMSGYEAIKRLKEDERTRNIPIIFLTAHDSPEKEIEGLTLGAVDYVAKPIIPPILLQRVGVHITLERQRQKLAMQAKELESQRLALVQFNESLQSLVEEKSGDVIQLQNVILQTVVNLVENRDDITGRHIERTQKDLKIMVDGLKAMGLYQEQVEAWNVDVLLQSSLLHDVGKIAVSDTILNKPGKLTPEEFEEIKKHPVAGARIIDNIMASVNDGTFLNYARIFAEAHQEKWDGSGYPYGLSGENIPLEGRIMDVVDVYDALISERPYKKAFSHDAAVEIIRNGKGTHFDPVLVDVFLTVADKFRDVG
- a CDS encoding diguanylate cyclase, with the protein product MTRFELGLRKLFKVRNVPLEKKLWIFSSICGVGAAVSLVAWSAGIGALLFLCLFAAGLGVCLALVLKMKISTTRRALEACETASAVFHGAPDAAIFFDDRFRAVDCSDAALELFEADDKERFLNEFEEIAAKMFPEFHPDGTPAPSLADRLREPGPTGRVRWITELRNRGDKTPLPVAVTLYGVPRGDSFAVVCRLTDLSSRQKPLCSSRLLLDASISKMRIGDDLLLNCLGLLSWTVGVECIHIWQKQIKRDRLICTRKYAWKKELGFLEERDPVFFHLDDAAMWTEKFMQKQYVSGSKASFSPSELRLLTPYDMKSMLLVPLFSGEIFWGFITFERREDREFSPEEIDVLSFVNSLSFSAAARDGEFSIDEGDMNCGLGQLLIERMRLDPFSSLRRWVNFYMDAVNDYESVVYNRGVGSVLRICIDSFDQIEDIWGAVGGDEAVIKVLKIVLPRLRDSDLSGHCNKKGNFCLWLPGTGLKNAVTLAQSLRKEVAKETSRIGPYASGRGRRVAKTSNIEKSLGLTISVGIASIDYDLWGNEFLDELIVRAEACLQVAQMEGGNRVRSDPFQLILERLPIVDPTFESEKVTEIEAFETR
- a CDS encoding response regulator, with the translated sequence MSKKTILAVDDVSSNLVTIKEILMNDDFDIRVAKTGMTALDILEKTEIDLVLLDIEMPGLSGFDVMEKLQLMPRGGNIPVIFVTSHLNSDFVTRATKAGAKNYVVKPITPDVLKDRIRRVFTEESDFKALWRSFEEDSKRLGL
- a CDS encoding PilZ domain-containing protein produces the protein MKRLSEKQSRSEERNIAVSLAPFVRGAPVEVELSDGSSHKSFILGVEDDGIMLLLFPRDGKGGLIRFAPEQILVLRRTLQNGKYSLTVRVTGIMPSNNCAFIIPRGTVVKQQLREWVRLPITKAARISYMKVDPAFRKEMVEEIVETANISVGGLGLLSRHDFKPEEKLAVKLFLDDTVTLTLKAEVRRCHLHTLQPENAKPEEKKHDGKQLDNKHHDHKHHDGKHHSGKHPTTMEERREEERKNLYYVAVKFLEPSQTETGALLRFVRTEELRLAREAKEKADWIDKLNQP